The genomic region CATCCGGGGTGGCCTTTGAAACCACAGGCTACTCCAGCCTGTGGGGCAGCCATGGAGCTCTGGCGGCGGGAATGATGGGCCACCAGGCCACGGTGGTTTGAAGCCTGCAGCGGTGGCTGGGGGGGCTGTGCAGTTACACTCTCCATTCTTAATGTTCATTACTGAGCAGCAGCCAGCACTGCTGAGAAGTCCgtgggcaggaagggcagagcaGTGGGGCTGCCCTCGGGTGTGTGGCAGCAGATGCACGGATGGTCTGAGGCCCGAAGGGTGTGCAGGCCCGCGGAACCCTCTGAAGTCACCTACTGGCCTGTGAGCCTCTCCGTACCTCACACAGGACCAGCACCCCATTTGGGAACCTCCTGTCCCACTTGGGAGGGGCTTTGGGCACAGAGGGGGAAGTTGGGCAACTTCCTGACCTGCAGGACATCCATTATTTGTCTTGACACCCACAGCACAGCTGGctgcagccccaccccctccctttgaTCACTGGGGCCAGTGTTCGCTGAGCTTTGCTTTCTGGTGTGAAATCAAGGACTTAATGAAATTTCTACTTACTTGTGAAATCCAAACCCACTTCCATTTATTAATTACTGCTAATGTCCCAGAACAAACATCCCACCCTGCCCGTAAGGGCAGGTTCATTGGAAGCCAAACCAGGCCAGTTCTGGAGTCCGGATTCCACTGGAATCTGACGAGCCCTTCTTTGGCCTCTGGGTTGGGTCCTTGATCCTTGTCAGGTTGCTCAGTTGCCCTCCCTGCAGGATCCTGTGTGGGGTGGGCAGCCTGGAGATGCCATGGCTAATAGCACCGATTTGGGGTTTCCTGCCCACCTTCCCCTTGAGTACTAGTCCTGTCCTCAGGCTGATCATTaaacctccctgtgcctctgtgTCTTGAGTTTTTGGGTTAAATGGCACAGTAACTAGAATGTGATTGGCACAGTGACTGGCACCCAGGCTCAGTTGATACTTATTGACTGATGGAACATCTAACAACAAACAAgagcaaagaagagaaagggaaaccacTGGGTTGTGCCTGTGAGCAGTGTCGACCTGCAGTGAGTGCTCTCCAGGTCCTCTGCACACCCTCATTTGTACCATTGCACGCACCAGGCCATTTCCATATGTGCTATCAGTATGTAATCTCTGTTCCCAATCGGGTCTGTACAGTTTCCTATCTCAGCCACCTTCTCAGTCTTATCTCTAATGACTTTACAAGTCCCCTGTGCTTTTGGCTGCTCCCAGGACAACCTTTACACTTTCTCCTGTTGGACTCGCCGTGGTCCCTGTGCCTAGAAAGCCCCAGTACTCCCATTGTGATTCTGCCTGCCCTCAAAATCCAGCCCAGTAGAAATATCTTTTCCCAGAGTTTCCATCTCATACTGAGGCTTCCCTCCATTGCCTTTCTTCACTCCTGGGCATGCTTCATGAGACTCTGTCACTCCGTGGTGCATTGAACCACGCCGTCTCGGGGTAGAAAACCGTGCTGCGCCACTGTAGATGCTTTCCCTGCCGGGCCAGGTCAGTGTGAGGAGCTCTGAGGGCATGGCTGGCTTCTGTGTATCCTTGTAGGCCGGGTGCTGAGCAGAGCTTAGCTGACTCTGCATGTGTTTGAACCAGTGGAGGAACTGGTGGCCAGTCCTGCTCTCCCTCAGCAGTTGGCCCTCGGTATCTTTGTCTGAATGACCCCCTACTGGGCTTTTTGCTGCCTGAAGGTGGAGagtcttgttcatttttgttgtgTTGATTGGAATGGTGGTGAATAATCTTGGGAGAATTGAGGTGGCTCCAGGCTCCCTGAGTTTCCCTGCTGCTTGAACAAAGGTGGGAGCTGCCAGTCTCAGAAGCACAGAAGGCCTGGGATGGCAGGGTGAGTTAATGGTCTGGGACCAGCCCCTGGTCCTGGATCTAGGCCATAGTATTGCTTCTGAAGCCACCCGGAGCAGAGGCTCTTTATCAGGGCACTTTGGAAGGAGCTGCCTGTGCCTGCTGCTTGTGCTTCATTACCTCAGAGACCTGGCCACTTGGCAGCCTTTTCCAGGGTCCCATCTCTGGAGAATGCAGCCTGCTAACCAGGTACCTGCTTTGTCCACAGGCCAAATACCTGGCCCAGATCATTGTGATGGGGGTGCAGGTGGTGGGCAGGGCCTTTGCCCGGGCCTTGCGGCAGGAGTTTGCAGGTAAGCCTGAGCCCCTGGCTCCCCCTGGGCTGGGGGTTCCTTTCCTATCTATGGCCGTTCACCTTGGGCCCATAGTGAATGCAGGGACCCTCTGGCAGCCTGGGGCATTTCCCGGGGGTGGGGGACATCGTTGGACTTTGGGACATTCTCATGAAAGGGAAACCGATTGACATGAACATGGAGGCAGGAGTTGGCAAGCTGGTTCACCtggccacctgtttttgtaaataaagttttagtggaacacagccataccctCTGGTTGCTTACAAGGCAGAGTCAAGTAATTACAACACAGACTTTAATTgttctgcaaagcctaaaatatttactctttgaccctttaagaaaaagcttaatggggcgcctgggtggctcagtcggttaagcgtctgccttcggctcaggtcatgatcccagggtcctgggatcaagccccgcattgggctccctgctctgcaggaagcctgcttctccctctggccctcaccctgcttgtgttccctctcttgctgtctctctctctctgtcaattaaataaatgaataaaatctttaaaaaaagaaaaagcttaatgGCTCCTGATTCTAGGGCCATTGAAAGGGAAGAGGTCACTTGAACCACCTGCTTTGTGGCCTAGGTAGCTGGTGGGCAGCCAGGTCTCAACTGAGCTGTTACTGCCTCTTCCTACCTACAGCTTCATCCTACTTCCCATTGTAGCCTCAAGCTCCCCAACTTGCTGTCACTTGGGATGAGCGgtaggggagagaagagggacaTCTCATGGTCTTGGGGACCAGAACCTGCCCCTGTCCTCCAGTGGGGTCAGTCCTCACTTCATATGTTCCCCATCCAGtcccccaaaaaaacccactcCTGGAGAAGGGATGCCCCTGGTCCCTGCGCGTGTCTTCTCCCATGCCACCTGGTGGGCTGAGCTGCCCACATGGAAGGCCCAGGGGAACCTTTGGGCCGCTGAGGGCTGAGCACTCACCCCGGTATCCACACAGCCAGCCGGGCAGCAGCTGATGCTCGAGGACGTGCTGGACACCAGTCTGCAGCTGCCTCCAACCTGTCTGGCCTCAGCCTCCAGGAGGCCCAGCAGATTCTCAATGTCTCCAAGCTGAGCCCCGAGGAGATCCAGAAGGTGAGACTAGCAGGCTGGCTCTAAGACCGGTCTTGCTTGGGCAGACCAGAATGGCAGGCTGAGGGGTCAGGCCACCAGGATCAGGAGGAGTGAGGGTGGCCTGGCGGAAAGAGGCAGGTGTGGAGGCTGTGGCTGCACCCAGCTTGGACTCCCAAGTTGTGGGAGCTGCTTGTCACTCCTTCGTTTCTAGGCCTGAGGCCAGCGGTGGCAGAGACAGAGCCCCTTCCCCCCGTGGGCACCTGTCCACTTCTCTGTCCTCGAGCAGTGACAGTGGCTTCCGGGGTTGCATAGTGGGACACGCGGGGCATCAGGGTTGAACCCGTtggctttccttctttgtcatttCCTAGCTTCCCCTGCCTCTGTAACCCCGAGACCGCACACCCTCTCACcgtctcccctcccctgcagaaCTACGAACACCTATTCAAGGTGAATGATAAATCCGTGGGTGGCTCCTTCTACCTGCAGTCCAAGGTGAGTGCTCTTTGATGCTGGGAGGGGGGCAAGCCAAGGCGCCTCTTCTCACTGGGGATCCTTCATTCCTAGGCAGTTCAGAACTTGGCAGGCAGGAAGGTGTGCCGGGCCCTTCCTTGGTGACCCAGCCTCAGGGAGGCCCCCCTAAACTGCCACTCCTTCCAGCTGCCTCAGCTCCACAGGGCCTGGCTGGTTGGGCTGAATTGGCCTGGGCCCCGTGTCACCCTGGACAGTGGCCCTCCCCGCAGCCATGGCTTTGAGGGAACAGGACCACTAGCTGGTGGACAGTGGTGTGTGCCTGGGCCTTGTCCCCCTGGGAATGCTGGGCACTGGTAAAGGGGGCACTTGTGTTTCCCAGGCTGTTAGCTCAGACCTGCCCACTGCTCTGCGGAgtctgggaagggcagaggcccATCCCACTCACTGCCCTGCCTGGTTCTAACTCCCTCCCCAGGTGGTCCGAGCCTGGGAGCGCCTGCAGGAGGAGCTCAGGATCCAGGCCcaggagaacagagagaaggaacagatgCCCAAAACGTGACCACTCAGCTCGTCCTACTgcaccctgcccacctcctctaaTTTATAGTTTGGTAATAAATGTCTTTTCCGCATTTCTCAGTGCACACATCCAGATTCCAGCAGGTGGGCCGCTCTTCCTGCcagcggggagggggaggcagcgGCACTGCATCCCTGTTAACACGCCCTTGACACCCcacagggctggggtgggtgAGGTTGGCCAGGAGCCAGCCAGTCCAGCCCTGCCCGCTGAGCTGCCCCAGACCGGCTGCAGCCACTCCTGCCCTCATGGCCCCCAcaccaggcccctcctgcagccTCACCATCCTCAGGTCTCCCTTACCCTTCCCACCGGATACAGAGCCCTGcgcccccagctctgccacaggcCGCCTTTCCCCGAGCTGGGTTTCGCTCTAGCATCTCTGGAATCTGGGTGGAATGCTCCAGTGCGGCCGGGAAAGAGAAGCTTTCGCCAGACTCTCCTTGGACTGAGGCCAGGGAGTTGTGTCTCCCCCAGAGCAAAGGCGCTCACCAAAGTCACAGCAGGTAGTGGCAGGGTGAGGACCTGAACTCATGATGCTTCTTCCAGAATCTTCCATCTCCACCCCCTCGGCACCCGCCCCCTCCTAGCAGCAGACCTGGCAGTTGTGGCAGCCCCCGGGTTGGAAGGAAGCCCTGGAACAGGGCCTCTGAGTGCCGCATTCTGGGGTGGGTGACCCATACCAGGCACAGGACAGTTGGGGTCCTCGAGCAGGGTGGCTCCGCTCACGGCACAGCCAAGACAGAAACCATCTTTGCAACTgacttttattgtttctttataaACTTCCTCTCACATGGAGGAATATATTGTTATAGTCATTagcttatctcttttttttcttttttaaactctaTGCTAACAGCAATGGAGCCAAGAGGAGGAAAAACATAAGCTACGATAGAAAGGCACTTAGAACCTGTTAAAATACTGATATCCTGGAATGTGCAACAACAAACCCACAACAACAACACATATACCAGCCCTTCCGAGCTTGGTCTATCACCGAGTCACATGCTGAGCTAATGTCGCCTTCCAGTGCCCTGTTCCTCTGCTCCCTGGGCTTGAGTCTCAGAGCCCTCACCCCCAAGTGGGGACTTAAGGCCTGGGTCCTGGGTGGGGCCCGAAGAAAGGAGACcagctccctcctgctctgctcacAGCCCCTTCAAGGGGCAGAGCCAGTACCGCCAGGCTCTGTCGGGGCAGGCCCGGGCAGGGTGACCCCTCTAGGACAGAGGGGCAGTCCAGGCAACGGTGAAGGCCGCAGGGCTGCTGACGACCCCACTGCTGGCCTGCAGCTCCCTGTCTTACAGCAGGGGAAATGGAGTGCTTGGTCGTGTGGCCAAGGCGCCAGGAGTCCTGACTGCGGGGGCCAGCGCCTCCCAGATGGCACCAGGCCACCTCCAGGGAGGGAACAGCGAGGGCTCAGGGTGAGGGGAAGCACAATGCTGCAGCCCCAGAGCCTGGTGGAACTGGGCAGTGGGTGGTGGGGCACGTGGACACTGGCATCCTTAGCTTATTCCGGCCCGTGCCACGGGGGAGGTGGTGGGCAGGGGTTGGGGACACCTCTAGGACAGGCTCAACGGGGGAAAGCCAAAGCAAACAGCCATGTTGTAAACCCGGGCTCCTTCCTCCAGCTTCCCCTTCCCAGGCAGAGGGCTTGGGCCCTCCCACGGCCATCCTTGTTTGCTTCACCCCCCAAGCCCAGGGTTTTCAGTCCATGGCCTCTGGAAAGCTCCCATGCCCAGCCCTGGCCTGGAGCCCTTCCTTCCCTGTGTGCTGGCTGTGACTTGGCACCCCCAGAATGGGAGCTGTGTCCCAGCCTGGGGTTGTCCCCAGCCAGCCTCCCACCTCCTGACACCCTGCAAGCCACCGTAGTCCCTTGTGCAGAGTGGCACcgccccaggccaggccctgccccacctgTTCCCTGAGCCAAGCGagggcccagggtcctggcatctcCCCTCCTCGCTCAGGGCTCCACTGCCCACACTCCCGGGGCTCCCTGAAAATAGAGGGAGAAGGCCCAGTAGCGAAGGGGCAGGTGAGCGGTCACAGTCCCCTCACTTGGGAGAGCATCCGGCCCAGAGAGGGGGCCAACCCTCAGGTAGTGCTGGCTGTTTTTGGACGGgctagtggggggggggggacagctgGCAGAGCGGGCCTCCCTCTCTGAGTTTGGAGGCGCCTTGTCATAGGGATAAGGTGGCTTCTTCCTGTGGCTTTGCCTGCGTCTGTCTTGCTCTCCCTCTGGAGGctgggccagagggaaaggggtcCAAGAAGCCCCCAGAGcaggggcccagagaggctaGGCAGGACGGGGACATGGCTGGCAGGTGggcaaggcagggagggagggcgcCCTACCCAGGCTGGCGACTGGTTGAGGGAGTCAcagggcgggtgggggggagggtacTGAGGGCTAGGTGGaggacagggcagggggagggccagaggtgAGTGAGGCCTCAGCACCCAGGAGCACGGCTCTCCCTGGCTGGCAGGACCAGCTCCCCTCCAGAGCCTGGGACACCACCAATGACCTTCTAGCACCATCCTTGCTGCCCAGCTTGTCTGGGGCTGGGTCCGCCTGGGGGACACAGGGCGGGCCCCGGGGGCAGGAGGACATTATTGCTATTTCGCAGAAGAGTTTCCGTTCGTCGGGGCAGGGCCGGGAGCTGCTAGCTGGGCTGCGGGTAGCCATCCTGCAGGCGGGTTCAGTTCACCACGGCTGGCTTGAGCAGCACGGAACCCGGCGGGATGACCACCCAACCAGGAGCGAGTGCCTCTGGGCTGCTGGCTGCCGAGTTGACACCCGTGGACAGGtccagcacggtgcctggcagcAGGGGGAGTCCATCAGGGCTTGGCCGGGAGCGGCTGCTCTCAGTCCTCTCCAGGGGCGTCTTGCGGCCCTCCATGCCCAGAGACCTGGCTGGCACTGCCCCACGCCCCTTCTCCCCCTCGGCCTTGCCGCCAGCGGAGCCAGCGAGGAGGGAGACCACAGGCAGGCCCAGTCCACCAGCCCCAAAGGGTGAGGGCAGCAGCGGGTTCTTGGCCAGATTGAGGGGCAAGACGGGGCCCGGCAGCCCGGGGCCCATGCCCCCcgctcccccaccacccccgccaTTGCCGCAGGCCAGGGCACTGAGGTCAaggggggcaggggccaggggcaggggcaggccagGCAGGCCGGGGCCTCCAAAAAGGGCAGCAGGGTTGGGGATGATGATCTGGGCTCCGCTGACATAGGGGCCGCCGTCGGGGGTGGGCAGCGGGGGTTTGGGGGGTGGGCGCAGTTGCAGGAGCTCTTGCTGCTCGTGAGACACGAAGTGGCCATGGGCCTTGATGTGCTTGCGCAGCGAGCTGGGGTCCGTGTAGCGCTTGTGGCAGCCGGGCATCTTGCAGTAGTAGGGCTTGTCTACGTAGTGGGTGCGTGTGTGCTTGAAGCGGTCGCTCGAGTTGGAGTAGCGCTTGCTGCAGCCCTCGTAGGGGCAGACATAGGGCTTCTCACCTGCGGGGTGGAGCAGGGCATGAGGGGCCTCTCTGCAGCCCGGGCTcctagccccagccccaccccgggCCGCCCCAGGCCCCTCACCCTGGACCAAGATCCCCCTGCGATCACAGACTGTCCAATGTGGGGGATGGTGTTCCCAGCACCCGGCACGAGATCTGATCCCAGGTGGGGACAGCGGGGCACAGCCACTGAGAAGCCCACCCGGTcaccccctgctctgctctggccTGACTGTGTGCCTCTGGCCTCAGTCCTGTGCTCCAGATTGGGGATGACAGCGACCACTTCAACAGGCAGGACCACAAATCTGCTTACATACTTCCGGGAAGCCCCTGCTGGGAGGGGGCCCACAGTAAGCACTGTAGGAATGCCCGCTCCGCTGTATTTGGTCCTGGTGCAGCATAATGCCTCCAGACTGACTAAATGTCTGGTAGCCACTCTCGGTGCACCTTTGAAGTGTGGCTGGCCCACACTGACATGTGCTGCGAGTGAGGGAAAACATACTCCCCAGACTGTGATTCCAGACTTTGCACAAGATTAATTCCAGTGTCTCACTGATCGCTTTTTAATATATCAGATTCaagaaaatatgtattacaaTTCATTTCACCTATTCCTTTGTCCTTTCTTTAATGCggcaatttggattttttttttttttttgcgattaggaaatttaaaattaggtGTGTGGCTCTGTCACCAGAGCTGGCCCCACTGTGTGCCGAGCAGAGCGAGGCGCGGGTACGCGCCTCACGGGCGGCATCCGTCGGTCGATCACACGACGGCGGTGCTGATGCCACGCAGGGAGATGTGTCCGTGCTCCAGGAGTGGACACTGAGGGGTGCCCCCCAGAAGTGGCACTCGAGAAGGGACGCATCCCTCACCTCTCCGCCGCCCAGCCCCCCGGCCCGCTGCTCACCTGTGTGCGAGCGGTTGTGGATCTTCAGATTCTCCAGGCGAGAGAAGCTCTTGCTGCAGGTGGGGCAGCGGTGCGGCTTCTCGTTGGTGTGTGTGCGGATGTGGATGAGCATCTTGTACCTGCTCCAGGGAGGGCACAGGGGAGCTCGACGCAGCTCGCCGGACACCCGagccccccccaggccccccgggccccccccgccctccctcaCCTGGCATTGAAGCCTCGGCCATGGCGGGCACAGCCCTCCCAGTGACAGCAGTACCCTGCGTCCTTCTCAGGCTTGACATGGTAGTCATTGACGTGATCCACCAGGTCTTGCAGGAGCTCGAAGAGCTGGTTACACTGTGGGGCCGGGGAGGGTTCTGAGTCTTCGTGGGGCCGCCCACCCCGGCCCTGGCCCCCCGTTCCTGGCCCCCCACTCACCTTGGCCCAGCGACACACCAGCTGTTTGGGCAGGGGGAGCTCTGGTGAGAGGCACTTGTCCTTGGGGGCggtgaggaaggaggaagcaggcaggTGCAGGGCCCCCCCGGAGCCTAGAGGCAGGAAGAACTGGAAGGAACTAGGGACGCCATCTAGATAGCGCAGTGGCTGGAAGTCCTGGGGACAGGGGGGCAGAGTGGGTCAGTGCTCCCCGCTGGGCCAGGAGGCCCACACCCCCTCTGTCTCCTTCTGTGGCAGGTTGAGTTGTCCCAGTCCCAACCCCCTGTACCTGTGGGTGTAACCCTAGTTGGAAATACGGTCTCTGCACATGCAATCAAGTTAAGAAGAAGTCATACTGggagtgcctgcgtggctcagtctgctaagtgtctgactcttgatttcagcttaggatatgatctcagggtcgtgagatcaaacccggcttcggctccacgctgggcatagagccggcttttaagattctctccctctccctctgcccccacccctgctctctctctccctcaaaaaaaaaaaaaaaaaaaaaggtcatatgGGGTTGGGGAGAACTAAATCCAGTGATGGATGTCTTCATAAAAGAAAGGGAGATTTGAACTCAGAGACACATGGAGGCAGGAAGGCAAGGTGGCACCAggggcagagattggaatgaCACTGCTACGAGACAGGGGACGCcgggagccaccagaagctggaaagaagTGAGGAAAGATTCTTGCCCAGAGCCTtcggagggagcacagccctgtcaataccttgacttcagactttcgcttccagaactatgacagaataatacatttctgttgttctaagccacccagtttatggtctTTTCCAGGAAACCAATACACCTCTTTTCCAGAACCCGCACTCCCTCCTTACCGGGGCAGTGGGCACTGCAGGCAGGTCCCCGTTGCCCTGGCGCTCAGGGGACAGCGAGCTGCTGCCATTGGGGGAATCCAGCCCAGACGGCGGTGACAAGCTGAGGTCCACCAGCGGGGCCGCCGAAAAGCGTCCCTCTACCTTCTCGGGGAACTTGgggttcagcaggaagcctaagGGAGAAGCACTATTCAGGGGTGCTGGAGCTGGGAGTCCTCCGAATCCTGAAAGCAGATACCAGCCACACCCCCAGACCACCTTGGGACCCCAAGCATCTGAGCAGCAGCCTGCACAAGTGACAAATGGAACCTTTGCCACCATGAGAGCTCAGCCGTTGGGTAAGACAGGAAGTGGAAAGTACCCACTGAACAGGAACTTGAAGCCAGGCTCCTGGCTTGCTGTCACCCTGGCAGGTAGGGACCTTTCTGACTTTCTGACTTTTCCTGGGCCCTTCCTGCCTCACTGCGCCCTTCTGTAACAGGAGGGGTTTGGGCCAGGCTGCTTCCAGAGCCTTCTAGCTCAGACATGGTGGGTCTGGTTTTCAGGGTCCAGAGGAGGCAGAGTGGAAGTCCTGAGCCCCAAGCACCTGCTGAGAGGCACTTGCTGGGCTCAGTCCCCAGTCTGCACGGACCTGACTGACCAGCCACGCTGCCTCAAAGCCCAGGAGTTGGGTCACAGGGCCTCGGTCACCGCTTGTGAATCCCCTGCTCCCCCTTACCAGCGCCTCCATGTCCTCCCCGAGGCctagtttgaatcctggctctgctgggcCAGCTTCATGAACGGGGCAGGTCAGTTGCCTCCCCCCAGGGACAAGGTCACCTCCAGAGACAAACTGCTGGGAGGATAAATGGACAGAGCTCTAGCTCTAAGCTGAAAGCTGCAAGGGGCTTGCTTACATCCTCGGGGACACACCTTGGACGTTCTTCCCATTGCCCCGGCTCCATCAGGGCCTGagaccccccccgccccaccctgccCGGGGTACTGTACCTGAGTGCGGGGAGCCCGGAGAGCCCGGGGTGGGGCTGTCATCCACCAGGCCGAGGTCCCTGTGCAGAGCCCGGTGCCGGACCACACTCAGCGTCCTCTCCCGCTTTTCTCTCGCCGCCCGGAGCTTGGTGATGCTCAGCTTCAGGTCGAGCGGCTCGTCCAAGGAGTGCATGGTGATGGGGGGCTGGTCGGAGGTGGCTGCAGGCAGTGGGGAGCTCCCAAGCTGGTATTCAGGCAGGAACCTGGGGGAGGACAGGAGCTGTGCTGTGACACTGTGACCTCAGGCTTCTCAGGCTGCACCCACGGAAGCCGCCAGGAGAGGATGTGCGGCAGCATGAGCACTGTCTCCTTGGGAAGGGGGACCCTCTGGCTCTCGCCCTGGGTCACATGAGGAGCGCCAAACACCTACTAAGAGCTTCTACATCCACTGCCCTCAAGTCTTTTCTGGAGGCAAAGCTCAGAGAGTCCATTTTGCCATGAAACAGTTTTAGAGACACTGCCTCAGGTCACAGAGCTAAGAAGTGGCAGAGCTACCAGCTTCAAAGCCAGATCTCCCTGGAACTGGTCAGCCAAGTCCCAAAGGTCATTTCTGACCAAGTGGAAAGTCGTGCTCGGGATCACATGCCTGGTTTGAGCCTGAGGACCCAAAACCAGACCAAAAGAGCAACGAGTGTCTTCCAAGGTAGCCATTAGTGGTTCTCAGCTACTGATCACCAAGGGCTCGCTGTGTCGGGCTTCCCAGGCAGCTGTGGTCACCTGCAAGGGAAGGAGGCTGCGACCTTGCCTCAGGCGAGCTGTGCAGAGCCTGGCCCAAGGGATGGGGGTGCAGGCAGGGGGCCTTGCCTCCCAGGTGAGGTCCAGAAGAGAGGTGCCCATAGGCCCGGGGAGTCA from Halichoerus grypus chromosome 6, mHalGry1.hap1.1, whole genome shotgun sequence harbors:
- the PAM16 gene encoding mitochondrial import inner membrane translocase subunit TIM16 isoform X2, whose protein sequence is MGVQVVGRAFARALRQEFAASRAAADARGRAGHQSAAASNLSGLSLQEAQQILNVSKLSPEEIQKNYEHLFKVNDKSVGGSFYLQSKVVRAWERLQEELRIQAQENREKEQMPKT
- the PAM16 gene encoding mitochondrial import inner membrane translocase subunit TIM16 isoform X1, whose protein sequence is MAKYLAQIIVMGVQVVGRAFARALRQEFAASRAAADARGRAGHQSAAASNLSGLSLQEAQQILNVSKLSPEEIQKNYEHLFKVNDKSVGGSFYLQSKVVRAWERLQEELRIQAQENREKEQMPKT
- the GLIS2 gene encoding zinc finger protein GLIS2 isoform X1, with protein sequence MHSLDEPLDLKLSITKLRAAREKRERTLSVVRHRALHRDLGLVDDSPTPGSPGSPHSGFLLNPKFPEKVEGRFSAAPLVDLSLSPPSGLDSPNGSSSLSPERQGNGDLPAVPTAPDFQPLRYLDGVPSSFQFFLPLGSGGALHLPASSFLTAPKDKCLSPELPLPKQLVCRWAKCNQLFELLQDLVDHVNDYHVKPEKDAGYCCHWEGCARHGRGFNASRYKMLIHIRTHTNEKPHRCPTCSKSFSRLENLKIHNRSHTGEKPYVCPYEGCSKRYSNSSDRFKHTRTHYVDKPYYCKMPGCHKRYTDPSSLRKHIKAHGHFVSHEQQELLQLRPPPKPPLPTPDGGPYVSGAQIIIPNPAALFGGPGLPGLPLPLAPAPLDLSALACGNGGGGGGAGGMGPGLPGPVLPLNLAKNPLLPSPFGAGGLGLPVVSLLAGSAGGKAEGEKGRGAVPARSLGMEGRKTPLERTESSRSRPSPDGLPLLPGTVLDLSTGVNSAASSPEALAPGWVVIPPGSVLLKPAVVN
- the GLIS2 gene encoding zinc finger protein GLIS2 isoform X2, giving the protein MHSLDEPLDLKLSITKLRAAREKRERTLSVVRHRALHRDLGLVDDSPTPGSPGSPHSGFLLNPKFPEKVEGRFSAAPLVDLSLSPPSGLDSPNGSSSLSPERQGNGDLPAVPTAPDFQPLRYLDGVPSSFQFFLPLGSGGALHLPASSFLTAPKDKCLSPELPLPKQLVCRWAKCNQLFELLQDLVDHVNDYHVKPEKDAGYCCHWEGCARHGRGFNARYKMLIHIRTHTNEKPHRCPTCSKSFSRLENLKIHNRSHTGEKPYVCPYEGCSKRYSNSSDRFKHTRTHYVDKPYYCKMPGCHKRYTDPSSLRKHIKAHGHFVSHEQQELLQLRPPPKPPLPTPDGGPYVSGAQIIIPNPAALFGGPGLPGLPLPLAPAPLDLSALACGNGGGGGGAGGMGPGLPGPVLPLNLAKNPLLPSPFGAGGLGLPVVSLLAGSAGGKAEGEKGRGAVPARSLGMEGRKTPLERTESSRSRPSPDGLPLLPGTVLDLSTGVNSAASSPEALAPGWVVIPPGSVLLKPAVVN